AAATCTCCCACGCACACGGGACGAGCACGCTGATGATCAGGCACCGCGGCGGACAGCCCTGGCGCGCGCAGGCGCGCAGGTCGGGGCCCTGTCGCAGTATAAGAGCGCGCGGCGGCGGGCACGCCCCCTCTCTGTGCAGCGGCGCGCGGCGGTGCCGGGTGAGTGTCCGCGATGGCGCCGGGGCCCGGCCGGGCGGGATCCCCCCGGCCCTCGGGGCATCGCGGCGGGAGCGGGCCGGGCGGGAGCCCCGGGGCGGCCGGCGCCGCTCACCGGGGCGTCCTGTGTCTGTATTTGCAGCAGGAACCCGGGCGGGGACCGTACCCACCGAGAGCGCCATGGCCGAGGAAGGgtgagcagggcctgggccgtcgggggcggcgggcggaggGGCCGGGTCGCTCCGTTGCGCGTCGGGCTTGGGAGCTCCGGCTGTGCCATGTGCACAGGCCCCGGCGTGGTGCTGCTGCATGCTTCTTGAAGGCCGGGAGATGGGCGCTGGGTCCGCCAGGCAGGGCCTCTGGGCGCCTGGCGCCCTCGTGTCCCTTAAAGGAGCATGGAGATAGCACGGCCCGGTGGTTCGCCAGGAGGATTTAATGCCTTAGCTTCTTTCCCGTTCATCCTTTGTCACTTATCCCTTTGGCTTTGTTCTTTAACTTGCTTATCTGTACTTTTTAATGGCTGGATGCTTGCGGGTGAACGGGaagcttttgcttttagttGTAATGTGTTGGCGCGATCAGAACATTATGTGTCTTCTCTTTAGCATTACTGCTGGAGGTGTAATGGATGTTAACACGGCTCTGCAAGAAGTGCTGAAGACCGCACTTATCCATGATGGCCTTGCTCGCGGTATCCGTGAAGCAGCCAAAGCCTTGGACAAGTAAGTGTGGTGTCACCAGTTTCTATGCTGTGAATAGTAAAACTGGGTGAGACCTTGTGATGAGGTATATTGAACACCTGCAGTGGTGTCCAGGTGCTCAGTTTAAAACTTACTTAAGATTATAGTTTTCTGGCAGTAACTTTTGTCTTTTGTAACCTCTGTTTTGGGGTCTTAAAGTGGGATCTTAAAATATAGGAACTAAACTCGATGATTCAAGAACAGCAGCATCTGGTGTATTACATTCTGTCATTTTGTGGCCCCAGTGCCATCGAGTGTTTGTGTGGGTGTATGGgttttgtgaagaaaatggaATGGTGTTCGCTGTTTGTAGCTATGAAAATCTGGGGCTCAGGAACCTTACGTTTTAAGAAGTGATAAAGTCGTCTCAAAGCTTTGTAAAATTTGAATGGGGTTAATATGTATTTCACACTTAACCTGGAAGAGTTGATTATGTTTTTATGAAAAAGCCTTAAATTCATAGCTTTCTTatacttttaaagttttttttttaattttttttggtatgttGCAACAGTAAGTAATTGTCAAGGTGCAGTATCGAAACAGTATTGAGCTTCTTAGGTGTCAGCCATGGGGTAATTAGTTATGGTCTTTTAAAGGGCAAAGTATATATATAGGCATACATACACACCTCTGTGTGTTTATGTGCAAATCTATACTTTCCTTGAGAGAAAAAGCTACTTAAATGTAAAGCTGCAGTGTTTGGGTGATGACTTCAGTGTGTCGGATACCCCTGCACTCGTCCTATGAGTGATAACTGCTGTCTGACAAACCTGTACGCAGAAACCTCTGAGACAAGGCACTAAACAAGGGCAGAGAAATACAACTTGTGTGTCTGACAACCAGTTTGTATGAGTTCTTCTGAGTTCAGCTACAGCTTCATAAGTGACATTGTGTTAAAAAGGATGATGTATGTATGAGGTTGTACACGTTTGTGTGTGATGGTTCTTGCTTGAGAACGTTTCTGGCATTCTGGTGACACTCCTGATAAAGAaggtttttttagggaaaacTGACTTTGCAGAGGTCACACTGCATTAGGTTAAGCATAGAAGACCTACTCAGCTCTCTCTGTTGTCAGGTATCCCTTTGGTATCTTAAGATTGTACCACAGTGTACAAAGATCCTAATTAGAATTGGGGCCCTGTCATAACAGCTTCTTTGAACGTAAGTAGAAAAGATTGTTCTGAAGAACTTATAACACCTTGACATGGAAATTCAAGCTTTTAGTTTTTACAATTCTAATGTTAAATTACTGTAACCTGTGGTaataagaaaaagcagcttgtaACTTGGTTGCTTTGTAGCAATGACACCAGTTCTCTAGGGGACCTGGTGTTTATCCAGTCATTAGATCTTTTTTCAGTGGCTGAGAATTTATTTAGTGGGATTTTTAGAAGCTCTCAAAATGAGAATAGAATCGGAGGATAAAGCTAACAATGTATGGATAACCTGTTAGATATGTATGACAAACATAAAAAGTGACAAATCACATCAAAAGTATATTTAGTATTTCAGAAGCTTATGGTGTCTTGTaaccaaaaattaaaacttagGAAGTGGTTCTCTAGAAATGCATGTGCTGAATTcagttattttcagttttgatgaTCAGGAAACTTCAGGTAGTATCTGAAGTAACATCTGTCAGTTCTCATTTTGTTTTAGACGCCAAGCCCATCTCTGTGTTCTGGCTTCAAATTGTGATGAACCCACATATGTAAAATTAGTTGAAGCACTCTGTGCAGAACATCAGATCAACTTAATAAAGGTGAGTGGCAACTTAAGACAAAAGTTTGGAACAGTTATGCTTATTTCAGTATGTAGAGAGCTGAACCTTTAGAACACTGCTGTAATTCTGCGTATAGCTTACCTAGGCAGAATTTCCCTTAGCAGCAGATTGTTCTAGTTCTGTGTGATTGCCATTTTGGCACAGTAAAAACCTGTGGATGTAAATGGCAAGGGGTATAGACTGGTTATTTTGCACAGTTAAAAATGAATTCTGGTGTCCTGTTGAATAAGAAATAGAATTGTTGCTCGGAGTGTGGGAGGAGGGTCCCTGTGACTCCAGGGAGGCTCACGCTGTACGATGATGATACTTTGGCTCCCTCTGCTGATGCCTGTGAGGAAAGCAGCCATCCGTTACCCAATGCTTCTGACAgtacagcagctgctgggctggaccCTGGTATGCCAGAAATGGCAAGTTCTCATGTGATGTGATGCCCTGCACAGGTTGATGACAACAAGAAGCTGGGCGAATGGGTGGGTCTCTGCAAGATCGACAGAGAAGGAAAGCCTCGCAAAGTGgtgggctgcagctgtgtggTTGTCAAGGTAAGATTGCTAATTATGTCTTATTTCTTGGCTTCTGAAATACGTAGTGTACTCAAGGTTGCTTTACATAAGGAACCGTTAAATACAGCTcctaaatctttttttttaaacagttgcTTTATATTGTTGATAGTGAACATAAGCTACTTTCATGTTTTATATTCCCTGTTGTGTTTATACACTCATATACATTTTGTGAGTTAATGGTTGAGTCCTCAAAGTATCTATGCCTACCTGCCAATAATCATTAAAAGCAAAGTCCTACCTTAGAGGATAGGAAgctttgcttcagaaaaaaatgccagtTCAGCACGTCCGCTCaacttgaaaatgttttgcGGAGCTTATTTCACAATAACACTGGCAAAATAAAGCCACAGTACGAGCCTTGAAGACTTTGTGGTCTCTGAGGTCCCAAGAGATGGCTACATCTTCACAATCAAGACTAGTGTCTTCTGCATGCATTTTCATAATTATGCTACTTTTTCACATACTTGGCTTGAGTTTCTTTAAGCCgaaaaggttttgtttgcatCCCTGTCAATGGGTGTTATATTTGAATGAAATAGAACAGTGCTTTATCTGAGTAGCCTTACTAAAGAACAAGGGAAAAACTGGCAGATTGCTTGAGCTTACTTGTGTGGAATTTGGGAAATTCCTTGTGATAAAGTGTCAGAATCCCATTTGTCCTTGTAAAAAATCAGTTTGTAAAATTTAGGATGGGTCTGTATGTTAATGGGTTATTTTGTGTTACAGGACTATGGCAAGGAATCTCAGGCCAAAGATGTCATCGAAGAGTACTTCAAGTGCAAGAAATGAATGACAAATAAATTTTGAACCAGTCTAGTGTATGTGTGATTAATGATTCGGTGTTTGTGGAA
The window above is part of the Corvus moneduloides isolate bCorMon1 chromosome 3, bCorMon1.pri, whole genome shotgun sequence genome. Proteins encoded here:
- the RPS12 gene encoding 40S ribosomal protein S12 codes for the protein MAEEGITAGGVMDVNTALQEVLKTALIHDGLARGIREAAKALDKRQAHLCVLASNCDEPTYVKLVEALCAEHQINLIKVDDNKKLGEWVGLCKIDREGKPRKVVGCSCVVVKDYGKESQAKDVIEEYFKCKK